The sequence AAAGCGAACGCGTACTGAAACTGCTCGGGAAAAGTGCGGCTGCTAATCGCCGTGACGTCGAGGAGCAGACTGTTCTGCGGATAATCGAGATGAAGTCCCGCTGGAAGTTCGCTTTGCTGGTGAATCCTCTGGCCAATGACCCGTGAAGGCAGAACGGTGGGCGTGCCGCGACTCGGTTGATAGCGCACTACTCCCCGATTCGTCGCCGCGATCACCCGTTCGCTGCCATTTTGGTCGCGGGTGCTGACCACGCCGAACACCCGCTGCGACGCCAGTCCCTGCTCGATGTCGAAACGCGAAACGACCGCGCCGAATTGATCGTCGAGGGAGACCCGCAGGAGTCCGTTGCCAACTGTCGCGCACCAGACCTGTCCGGCCCGGGAATTGTCGGCACTCGGAAAAAGAGAGCGGGCTTGTACCCCGGGCGCGAGCTCGCGCAGCTCTCCTGACTTGTAAAAGAAAAGACCGCGCGCGCTCGCCAACCAAAGCCCATCACTGTCCGCCAGGGCCGACCAAACTGCGTCGCCTTTCAGTCTTTCGAGCGCTGTTTCCGTGCGCGCTTCTTTTCCGTCCCAGAAAAAAACTCCAGCGGTGGCTGTTCCAATCACCAGCCGTCCAATCGGATCGCGACCGAGCGCCGTCACTTCGCGCAAACGATTGTCGGTCGAAGGCGCCGGCCACACGAACGTTCGTTGTGAACCAGCCAGTTTCTCGACGCCGTAGCCGTAAGTGGCAATGTAAGTCGCGCCGTCAACGTTCGCGATCGCGCGCACGCTGTCGCCTTCGGGCAGGTTGTTGCTCGACGGCGAGACACGTGCAAACGCGAGTTCGTTGCGATTCGAGGAAGCCAGTAGTCCGCTGGACGTGCCAATCAACACGCGGCCTGAGTTGTCTTCGTTGATGGCGTAAACGATTCGCCGGCCGACATCGGCAACCGGCGACCAAGCGCTTTCCGCTGCGTCGTGCATGAAAAGTCCGGCATTTGTTCCGGCGAGCAAACTCCCCTTTGACGTGTGCCAAAGCGCGCGGACGTAATTCGCGTTAGCATCGTTGGCAATGGCTTCTGTCCGGGCGGCATTCGGATCGTAACGGCAGACGCCTTTGTCGGTGGCGAACCAGACGACATCCTCGGCGTCGATGAAGACGCCGTAAACATGATCGGAACGCAGCGCGCCCCCCGTGCCGACAAAGGTGAACCGCTCGATTATTTTGCCGTCGCGCAGGTGAAATGCTCCGCGGCCGTCAGTCGCCACCCAGATGTCTTCGCCGGCGCCGCGCGCGATTGCCGTAACGGGACCCGTCGGAGCGTTTGCTCGCACCGGCTTGAGCGGGTCGCTTTGATCGAAGATCGCGCTTTCTTCCTTACCTCCGCGCGCGCCGACCCACAATCGTCCTTTCGCGTCCGTTTCCAGCGCGTTGATGAAAAAGCTCCGCGGCCTGCTCACCAATTCCTTTACGTCGCCGTTTTCGATCACCAGCACACCGCGACTGTGCGTGCCCACGTACAGCTTGTCGCCAACCATTGCGAGGCTGGTAATTTTCAGTGGCCCGGGCTGATCTTTGTCGGCGCTTTGGAGTGGTTCAGTTGGAATTGCCTGCACGGTAAAACTGACTTGCGGGACTCCCTCGCCGGCCCTCATCTCGCTCACCGCGCCAAGCTGTACCCGGCAGTCAAAAATCTGGCCATTCTCGCTCGCCATCAGAACGTGGTCACGGTCGCGTGTGACGATGGTTGTGATCGCTTTGCCCGACGTTTCTTTAATCGGGTGGGCCTTTCCATTCGCCATCCAGGCGGCGCCGGTGTCCGTGCCAATCCAAATCGCTCCGGAATCATCAATCTTCAGGGCCAGCACTCGGCCCTTCGGCAAACCTTCCGCAATAACCGCATGCGTTCGGCGACCATTGAACATCGCCAGCCCGCCATCGGTCGCAAACCAGGTTACGCCCGTCTTCTCCTGCGCAATCGCCCGCGCTCGATCCGAAGGCAATCCGTGGAACGAAGTCAGCGCACCCCACTGATGCAAATTTGGCGGCGGCGTTGGTGAAGGAGAAGGTGTCGGCGTGGGCGAAGGGGTCGGACTTGGCTGTGGTTGCGCGGGCGGCGGCTGATTTTGGGAAAACACCCGGGGCAGTAGCCCGACCGTGAGGGAGGGCGTTTCAATCAGCAGAGAGCCGAAGATAGTGAGCAGGAGCAGAACCGCCAAAAGCAGATGATGAGCAGCAACTCGACTTTCATTCTCACCTGGCTTCAGCCAGGTGAATGGGCTGCCAATCTTTTTTCCTAACCGTTTCAACGGTTTCACTCTTGGAACGTTCTCCTTTGAAACAGCTTTTGGGAAAACCGTTGAAACGGTTCAATAGGAATAATGCCCGACTGTTCACCCGGCTGAAGCCGGGTGAGAATGAGAAGATTTTTCTTTCTTAACACTGTCACTTTCGCCGCGTCTTCGCTTCTTCCCGCTTCTGCTCTTCCGAAAACTTCTTCCGATCACGGTCGATCCAACCTTCGAGGTCCGCGGCGGCCTTTTCCAGTTCGTCGCTGTTCAGCAGTCCGCGGCGCAGCGCTTCAAAGAACGCACGCGTGCGCACGTTATAGGCGAGCTTCTCGTAAGCTTCCGAGTCTGTGCCCTCGGGAATTGAGATGAAGAGTTTCTCGTAGAGCGTGGCCAGACGGCTTTCCACTCCGCGCAGACTCAAACTGCACTTGCGCGCGATGGCCCAGTTCGAAAGTCCGAGCGCGAGATAGTAAAGCGCCTCGGCTTCGAACTCCGTCAGCAAAGGCCGTTTGAAGGAATCCTTGAACGCCGGATCGATCATATCGGCGCCGTCTTCCAAAACCGCAGCCACGAAACGCAGGAAACGCGACTCGGGATTGTTCTTATGAATGAAACCGTAGGCCGGCGGCGGATCAACCGACTTAACGATCTTGCGAATCTCGTTGATGTAAATCTCGTGCGGGAACTGGGTCCAAAAAATGATCCGCGCTTCGGGATAATCACGCCAGATTGCGCGAGCGGCCTTTACTCCCGAAAGCTTCGGCATCTGAATGTCGAGGATGCAGACTTCGGGCTTCTGCGCGAGCGCCAGCTTCACCGTCTCTTCGCCGTCACCGGCTTCAATCACCGGAGTATGCGAGGGAAAGTCGCGCTCGAGTATCTCGCGCAGATAAGCGCGTTGCGCCACGTTGTCTTCGGCAATCAGGATGGACATTGTCATGATTCTAAATCGCCAATCGATGTTTTGGGAAAGCTCGCGTCATCCACTGAATTCATTGCGTCAGCATCCGCCGCAGCTTGCGAACCTCAGGCGTTGATTCGCATTCCTTTAAATAAGCGAGCAACCACTCTCTTTGACCACGCCGGTTACCCGTCGCGATCTGAGACAATTCCGCAAAGTTGTATTTGACGAAATCCTCCCCGTACAACGAATCAATGTTGTAAACGGAGTCAAACTCGTGCTGAGACAGATCGGAGCGACTCGCATCGAGGACTGGTGAGCCGCTGCTTAGCTTCTTAATAAGGGTGGCGCGCTGACGCTTGCTGAACAGTTCTGTAACAGGACTGGTGTCATAAGCGGGCATCGAATAACTTACGGACAGGTCGAGTTCAACTATTGCGCGCCCGTGGCTGACTTCCAATGAGACCGGCCGAGCGGCGAACTCTCGGGTCGCGCCGTCGGGCGCGCCCGATTGAATACCCGCAGCCGAGTAACCAGCGACTTGTCGCAGGCGGCCGCCGCTAATCTGAAAAATGTAATCAATGTAGAGCGCCACGCCGCTTCCTGACGCTCCCTGTCCGCGAATGACCAGCCATGGCTTGCCCCCGCTCAGAAGGATCATGTGATAAGGCTCGATGTATTTTCCCCAGACGTCTGCATGGCCGAGCACCTTCCACTTGTCTGGCCGTTCGATGGCTTTAAAGACGACAAATCGCACCGCCTCTCCCTCTACTACTCTCAGGAGTGCTTCATTGCGCGGTTCGTTATCGAGATCGTAGAAGAACGTCTCCGCCTTACAACTCGAGCATTCGGCTACTGCACGTGGCGCGTCGTTATCCTTAATGCCAAGGGCCTGCCAAACTTTGGTCAGATCCGCATCAGGGTGGTTGCTGATAAATATCTCGATGTCGACTGGTGAGAGACTTTTCGGCATTGACTGATCATCTTCCGGCTCCGTAAACCGGGTAAACGGAGGATCAGGACAAACTGGAGCCGGAGCCGAAACTTGGTCGCGCCATTTGCTGGTCACGCGTGCGCGGTTTCGTATTGTGGTGGTCGTAGTGCCAACCGTGAAGGTTAGTGCCGCCACCAGTAGCTTCAGAAAAAGTCTTCGCACTTCACATGAATATGCCGGTTACCGCTTCCGCTCAATGTGGCAGGCCACATTAGCGTCCGCGGCTGCGACTGAGGACGAGGCGCTATTTCCTCCGCGCCCGACGGTAGATGAAGTTGTAGACCGGTTGTTGGCGCAAGGTGGATTTAATGCGCCTCTTGAGCTCGACTCTATCGTCGAGACGGTAGGTTCGATTGTAGATTTGCCAGCCTTCTTTCCGGCGGCCGGCGTAGATGTGAGTCAGCACCATGTGGAGCACGGCTGAACGGATGGCAAACTCATCTTTGATGGTGTTGCGGCTGTCTAATTTCCTAATTTCGCCAAACAGGTAATTTCGAAAGCGCGGATTGGCCGGAAGGTACTTTTTGCGTTTTAGATCATATCTAAAGACGATCTCAGGCAAAGGGATCTGACTCATCGACATTTTGTCTTGCAGCGAATAGAAGTCCGTTATTGGGACGATTACCTCAAACACTCCATCCCCATCGAGATCGACGATCGTCATGTCGTCACCCTCTCGTCCTACCGACCAGTGCATTCCATTGAAGATTATTCGCGGCTTGCCGGCGAGATTAACTATCCATTGAGCGCCACCACGAAAAATGTCTTGTGAGATCACCGCCTGTTTTGTGGGCCCACCGAGAATCGAAACCAATCCAAACCTGACGGCATTGCCGGCTCCGAAATAGATATCGCCGTCAAATCGAGCCAGGACTCTACGGTTACGTTTCAGAACAGCATACGAGACATCTATGGAAAGCGCGGTTTCCGTTCCAAGGTCGAGTTCTACCTCTCGCGTTCGCTTCTCGAGGACGTAGCTCTTGTAACGGATGCTCTCAGCCGAACCAAGCACATCACCAATCCAAATCTCAGTTTGCTTCTTCGGAACCTCGCGCCCACTCGCCGTGAGCGGTGGGCACGCTGACATCAACGAGGTGAGCAGAACAACGATCTGAGAGAATCGCAGCATGGCGGTACAGTCGTTCTACGCCCCTGCGAAGATCGTCTCAATGTGGTTTTCCACGTTGGACCGCCCGGCTGTGCCGCTTCTGACTAAACCTGTCTTGTGGTAAATCTCTACGCCATGAAAAGACCATTCGCAGTCGCACTGATCTCCCTGCTCGTTCTCTTTTCAATGCCGGCAGGCGCCCAGACAACCACCCAATCGCCTCCAGCGAAACCGGCGCAAACAGAAGCGCCCACGCTTTCGCCAAGTGACGCCGCCCTCTGGCGACGCGCGCTCGCGATTCATCGCAGCGCAATCGTGGTCGATACGCACAACGACATTCTGTCGATGATGACTGATGACAACTACGATCTTAGCGTCTCGTCCGTCGGGAAGTACCACACCGATTTCGCGCGCATGAAACAGGGCGGACTGACCGCGGAGTTCTTTTCGGTTTATGTCGATCGCAAGTACGTGACCGAAGGCGGCTCGGCCCGGCGCGCCCTCGACATGATCGATTACGTCTATCGCGCAGTGGAACGGCATCCACGCGAACTCCTGTTTGCGACTTCCACGGCGGACATTCGGCGCGCAAAAGCGCAAGGCAAGATCGCTGCGCTGATGGGAATTGAAGGCGGCCACGCGATTGAAGACTCTTTGATGGCGCTGCGTGATTTTCATCGACTCGGCGTGCGTTACATGACGCTGACGCACAACAACACGAACAACTGGGCCGACTCGTGCTGCGACGCCGCGAAACACAACGGTCTGTCGGACTTTGGCAAAGAAGTAGTGCGCGAGATGAATCGCATCGGCATGTTGGTCGATGTGTCGCACGTATCTGACAAGACGATGAGCGACGTCCTGGACATAAGTACGGCGCCGGTGATTGCTTCGCATTCGTCGGCGCGCGCGCTCGCCGATCGGCCGCGCAATATTCCGGACGAACTGCTCCGACGCTTTGCGAAGAATGGTGGCGTGGTGATGGTGATGTTTTACCCCGGCTTCATCGACAAGAACGTGATCGCCGCGACCAAAGAGCGTGCCGATCGACTGAAGCCACAGTTGGATGAGCTGGCGGCAAGAT is a genomic window of Pyrinomonadaceae bacterium containing:
- a CDS encoding ATP-binding protein, coding for MKPLKRLGKKIGSPFTWLKPGENESRVAAHHLLLAVLLLLTIFGSLLIETPSLTVGLLPRVFSQNQPPPAQPQPSPTPSPTPTPSPSPTPPPNLHQWGALTSFHGLPSDRARAIAQEKTGVTWFATDGGLAMFNGRRTHAVIAEGLPKGRVLALKIDDSGAIWIGTDTGAAWMANGKAHPIKETSGKAITTIVTRDRDHVLMASENGQIFDCRVQLGAVSEMRAGEGVPQVSFTVQAIPTEPLQSADKDQPGPLKITSLAMVGDKLYVGTHSRGVLVIENGDVKELVSRPRSFFINALETDAKGRLWVGARGGKEESAIFDQSDPLKPVRANAPTGPVTAIARGAGEDIWVATDGRGAFHLRDGKIIERFTFVGTGGALRSDHVYGVFIDAEDVVWFATDKGVCRYDPNAARTEAIANDANANYVRALWHTSKGSLLAGTNAGLFMHDAAESAWSPVADVGRRIVYAINEDNSGRVLIGTSSGLLASSNRNELAFARVSPSSNNLPEGDSVRAIANVDGATYIATYGYGVEKLAGSQRTFVWPAPSTDNRLREVTALGRDPIGRLVIGTATAGVFFWDGKEARTETALERLKGDAVWSALADSDGLWLASARGLFFYKSGELRELAPGVQARSLFPSADNSRAGQVWCATVGNGLLRVSLDDQFGAVVSRFDIEQGLASQRVFGVVSTRDQNGSERVIAATNRGVVRYQPSRGTPTVLPSRVIGQRIHQQSELPAGLHLDYPQNSLLLDVTAISSRTFPEQFQYAFALYDNTGKIIRQKLSQDSQFPMEQLSAGKYKVVARAFTKDLTPALPLSFEFTVARAPFPWTSTALGVLLLLALIALVWGYVQNRRIHRTSAELAGANRELADARLRLANETEAERRRIARDLHDQTLADLRHLALLVDQIPLNAATARPNRAPSAPNALRAEIESISHEVRRICEDLSPSALENVGLSAALQFALAHAVEQAAPECKFEYDFVCDDAIEEKLQLSQSTQIQVYRIAQEALSNICRHANAKRVKMSAGIAPGNQFELQIEDDGRGYDEADARKNSGRGVANIRTRASMIDADVSWAKRNGGGTVFSLRKN
- a CDS encoding response regulator transcription factor, with product MTMSILIAEDNVAQRAYLREILERDFPSHTPVIEAGDGEETVKLALAQKPEVCILDIQMPKLSGVKAARAIWRDYPEARIIFWTQFPHEIYINEIRKIVKSVDPPPAYGFIHKNNPESRFLRFVAAVLEDGADMIDPAFKDSFKRPLLTEFEAEALYYLALGLSNWAIARKCSLSLRGVESRLATLYEKLFISIPEGTDSEAYEKLAYNVRTRAFFEALRRGLLNSDELEKAAADLEGWIDRDRKKFSEEQKREEAKTRRK
- a CDS encoding dipeptidase gives rise to the protein MKRPFAVALISLLVLFSMPAGAQTTTQSPPAKPAQTEAPTLSPSDAALWRRALAIHRSAIVVDTHNDILSMMTDDNYDLSVSSVGKYHTDFARMKQGGLTAEFFSVYVDRKYVTEGGSARRALDMIDYVYRAVERHPRELLFATSTADIRRAKAQGKIAALMGIEGGHAIEDSLMALRDFHRLGVRYMTLTHNNTNNWADSCCDAAKHNGLSDFGKEVVREMNRIGMLVDVSHVSDKTMSDVLDISTAPVIASHSSARALADRPRNIPDELLRRFAKNGGVVMVMFYPGFIDKNVIAATKERADRLKPQLDELAARYKDDPKGLEAERDKLFAANPLPPSPLSVLIDHFDHVAKVAGVDHVGIGSDFDGVASLPVGMEDISKLPSITFELLKRGYSERDVRKILGGNFMRAFAQAERVARRSKKLSGDGSVRRIK